One Thermococcus sp. genomic window carries:
- a CDS encoding dephospho-CoA kinase, which translates to MIVIITGMPGSGKSKIVKEFERRGVPSVSLGDIVREETVKRGLELTKENVAKVSIRLRQELGQNAVAKLAVVRIRELLEGSNVVVVDGVRSLDEVGTFRSAFPGEEIVIIAVHTPPRQRFERLRKRGRHDDPKTWEEFEERDWKELKFGIGNVIAMADYMLVNDGSKEEYEKKVRETVELILASSRGRA; encoded by the coding sequence ATGATTGTGATAATCACAGGGATGCCCGGCTCTGGTAAGAGTAAAATCGTGAAGGAGTTCGAGAGGAGAGGCGTTCCAAGCGTTTCTCTTGGCGACATCGTGAGGGAAGAAACGGTAAAGCGTGGCCTTGAGCTGACGAAGGAGAACGTTGCCAAGGTGAGCATCCGCCTGAGACAGGAGCTCGGCCAGAACGCGGTGGCAAAGCTCGCCGTCGTGAGAATTAGAGAGCTCCTTGAGGGAAGCAACGTTGTCGTCGTTGACGGCGTCCGCTCGCTCGACGAGGTCGGAACCTTCAGGAGCGCCTTTCCGGGCGAGGAAATAGTTATCATCGCCGTTCACACGCCGCCGAGACAGCGCTTTGAGAGGCTCAGGAAGAGGGGCAGGCACGATGACCCGAAGACATGGGAGGAGTTCGAGGAGAGGGACTGGAAGGAGCTGAAGTTCGGAATAGGGAACGTCATAGCGATGGCCGACTACATGCTCGTCAACGACGGTTCAAAGGAAGAGTACGAGAAAAAGGTGAGGGAAACCGTCGAACTCATCCTAGCATCGAGTCGAGGAAGAGCATGA